One Aegilops tauschii subsp. strangulata cultivar AL8/78 chromosome 7, Aet v6.0, whole genome shotgun sequence genomic window carries:
- the LOC109762742 gene encoding basic blue protein, whose protein sequence is MSPSHCRRLLAVALVCVLLLWRPAGAAEYPVGDGINGWDTGTNYASWAQSRSFAPGDVLVFEYVKSQHNVYQVTEAAYRTCDASAAGAVLATYDTGFDKVPLPEAKSYWFICEISGHCMGGMKLAVNVSAGPSGGGAPAPDAPPSPSAGAACRSSWVAWAAGLVVLAAVHVLVN, encoded by the exons ATGTCGCCGTCTCACTGCCGCCGACTGCTGGCGGTGGCTCTGGTCTGCGTACTGCTCCTGTGGCGGCCGGCCGGAGCGGCTGAGTACCCGGTCGGCGACGGCATCAACGGCTGGGACACCGGCACCAACTACGCCTCCTGGGCGCAGAGCCGCTCCTTCGCCCCCGGCGACGTCCTAG TGTTCGAGTACGTCAAGAGCCAGCACAACGTCTACCAGGTGACGGAGGCCGCTTACCGGACGTGCGACGCCTCCGCGGCCGGCGCCGTGCTCGCCACCTACGACACCGGCTTCGACAAGGTTCCTCTCCCCGAGGCCAAGAGCTACTGGTTCATCTGCGAGATCTCCGGCCACTGCATGGGCGGCATGAAGCTCGCCGTCAACGTCTCCGCCGGGCCTTCGGGGGGCGGGGCACCGGCGCCCGACGCTCCGCCATCTCCATCGGCCGGGGCCGCCTGCCGCAGCAGCTGGGTGGCCTGGGCCGCCGGGTTGGTGGTGCTCGCCGCGGTGCACGTCTTGGTCAATTGA